A window of Verrucomicrobia bacterium CG1_02_43_26 contains these coding sequences:
- a CDS encoding cytidylate kinase has product MGNKPFVIIAMDGGAASGKSTTSRALAKRFHLMHVDTGCYYRALTWYLLQNNVDLSLGNKVTAFFDGMELGTSIEGETAHISFNGEVVPDSVLRTPEVNARVSTVAAIPRIRQYLFDFQREQKHIAREAGFNGLVMEGRDIGTAIFPEADFRFFLEADIETRVQRRAAEGKVDHIVKRDHVDSTRAASPTNCPEGAIRIDTSHLGFEEVVDKVCEIINGALCPAGESRS; this is encoded by the coding sequence ATGGGGAATAAACCTTTTGTCATTATCGCTATGGATGGAGGCGCTGCTTCTGGAAAGTCTACGACTTCTAGGGCGCTTGCTAAGCGTTTTCATTTAATGCATGTGGATACAGGCTGCTATTATAGAGCCTTAACGTGGTATTTGCTTCAAAATAACGTTGATCTGTCTTTAGGGAATAAGGTAACGGCCTTTTTTGATGGTATGGAGTTAGGGACTAGTATCGAGGGCGAAACAGCTCATATTTCTTTCAATGGGGAGGTTGTTCCCGATTCTGTATTGCGCACGCCTGAGGTGAATGCTCGTGTCTCTACCGTCGCTGCTATCCCTCGAATCCGGCAGTATTTATTTGATTTTCAAAGGGAGCAAAAACACATTGCAAGGGAAGCTGGTTTTAATGGGCTCGTCATGGAGGGTAGGGACATCGGTACGGCTATTTTCCCAGAGGCTGATTTTCGCTTTTTCTTGGAGGCCGATATCGAAACCCGTGTTCAACGCAGAGCCGCTGAGGGTAAGGTGGACCACATCGTAAAGCGCGATCACGTGGACTCTACGCGCGCGGCCTCTCCTACAAATTGTCCGGAGGGTGCTATTCGCATCGATACTTCGCATCTCGGTTTTGAAGAGGTGGTCGATAAAGTCTGCGAAATTATCAATGGAGCCCTTTGCCCCGCAGGCGAATCTCGTTCATAA
- a CDS encoding 3-phosphoshikimate 1-carboxyvinyltransferase produces the protein MNDNELAITPFQSAVSGTVRLPGSKSITARALVLAALCAGPVRLKNVLFSDDTVGMMNCLEQLGFQVDRDEANLTVTVYGQGGDIPHSTAEVNVGNGGTVARFIPALLALKKGGSYKLTAGEAMTKRPMSPLLGALESAGAISVTYDGEVGYYPFSIQTNGLPGGKLKIDASRSGQFVSALMLVAPLAEGPLSIQLAGEAVSKPFITLTEKMIHEFGYSSQISSSDNVYDFSGNGHYSFKGGEYAIEPDATAASYFIALVLLVGGRIIFPGMSSRMKQGDAAFVNLIKSLGLEVKMSEDSWVVQQKIQTAMIGMEHNFSEISDTFLTFAAIAPLLKGYSCITGIGHTRHQECDRVKCVAQELRKLGQEVHETEATLEIHPKPLQPAVIDPHGDHRIAMSFAVLGSYNFNGDGSSWITIKDPGCCSKTFPKFFDILENLRIQ, from the coding sequence ATGAACGACAACGAACTCGCTATAACCCCCTTTCAGTCCGCTGTATCAGGCACCGTGCGCTTGCCTGGCTCAAAAAGCATCACGGCTAGAGCGCTTGTGTTGGCCGCGCTTTGTGCCGGACCTGTAAGGCTCAAGAATGTTTTGTTTTCAGATGACACCGTGGGTATGATGAACTGCCTGGAGCAACTCGGCTTTCAAGTAGATCGCGATGAAGCAAACTTAACCGTTACGGTTTATGGGCAAGGGGGCGATATCCCTCATTCAACCGCAGAAGTGAATGTGGGCAATGGGGGTACTGTTGCTCGCTTTATACCTGCTTTATTAGCCTTGAAAAAGGGGGGCTCTTATAAGTTGACAGCGGGTGAAGCGATGACGAAACGTCCTATGAGCCCTTTGTTAGGGGCTTTGGAGTCTGCGGGCGCTATTTCGGTTACTTATGATGGGGAAGTTGGTTATTACCCTTTTTCTATTCAAACAAACGGCTTGCCTGGTGGAAAGCTTAAGATTGATGCTTCGCGCAGTGGCCAATTTGTTTCCGCGCTCATGCTGGTAGCTCCTTTGGCCGAGGGGCCGTTGTCTATACAATTAGCGGGAGAAGCTGTTTCTAAGCCGTTTATTACGTTAACAGAGAAAATGATCCATGAGTTTGGTTACTCAAGCCAAATTTCTAGCTCGGATAACGTGTACGATTTTTCAGGTAATGGGCATTATTCTTTTAAGGGGGGTGAGTATGCGATAGAGCCGGATGCCACCGCTGCCAGTTACTTTATTGCCCTTGTCTTATTGGTGGGCGGTAGAATTATTTTTCCGGGGATGTCTTCTCGGATGAAGCAGGGCGATGCCGCTTTTGTGAATCTTATAAAATCTTTGGGGCTGGAAGTGAAGATGTCAGAAGACTCTTGGGTTGTGCAGCAAAAAATCCAAACCGCTATGATTGGCATGGAGCATAATTTTAGTGAAATATCCGATACTTTCTTAACGTTTGCCGCTATAGCTCCTTTATTGAAGGGGTATTCGTGTATTACCGGGATTGGCCACACGCGCCATCAGGAATGTGATCGCGTTAAGTGTGTCGCACAAGAGCTTAGAAAGCTTGGCCAGGAGGTTCATGAAACAGAAGCGACTTTAGAAATTCATCCCAAGCCGCTACAGCCGGCTGTGATTGATCCCCATGGTGATCATCGCATCGCCATGAGTTTTGCCGTATTGGGTTCTTATAACTTTAATGGGGATGGTAGTTCTTGGATTACTATCAAGGATCCGGGCTGTTGTTCAAAAACTTTTCCGAAGTTTTTTGACATCTTGGAAAATTTGCGTATTCAGTAA
- a CDS encoding twitching motility protein PilT, with protein sequence MNKTILIIRILFMALCVFGAWLFWYANPDLQEYLALSLFIGAAIGTLTILIDVFIKGFSVRGLTAVAFGIAVGSLIAFLITSSPLFDQGDPQTLHLSRLALFIISVYLATIITLRGKDDFNLLIPYIKFVPHNVDVPLIVLDTSILIDGRIVNICQSRFISSAIVIPKFVIEELHRVADSGDTQKQIKGRKGLEVLNKLKNMNYIDLRIQDVDVDQAEQVDSKLIYLCQTLKAKLMTTDFNLAKLAEFHGIAWLNLNALSKALNPDISIGQYLDVDLVKTGKEEHQGVGYLSDGSMVVVNESAQFIGKSVTAEVISILPSAGGKMIFARIHAASNPSNANGTSATAGIPAY encoded by the coding sequence ATGAACAAAACGATACTCATCATCCGAATATTATTCATGGCATTATGCGTATTCGGGGCTTGGCTTTTCTGGTACGCTAACCCTGACTTACAAGAATACTTGGCGCTTAGCCTCTTTATAGGAGCGGCTATAGGCACATTAACGATTCTTATAGATGTGTTCATTAAAGGCTTTTCTGTGCGAGGGCTTACCGCAGTCGCATTTGGCATAGCAGTCGGCTCGCTAATAGCCTTTTTAATTACCTCATCCCCCCTATTCGACCAAGGCGACCCACAAACCCTTCATTTAAGCAGATTAGCTCTTTTCATCATCAGCGTGTACCTGGCAACCATTATTACGCTACGCGGCAAAGACGACTTCAATCTATTGATTCCTTATATTAAATTTGTTCCGCATAACGTTGATGTCCCCCTCATAGTCCTCGACACCAGTATTCTGATTGACGGCCGGATTGTAAACATCTGCCAAAGCCGTTTTATAAGCTCCGCGATCGTTATTCCCAAGTTTGTTATCGAGGAATTGCACCGTGTTGCGGATTCCGGCGATACGCAGAAGCAAATCAAGGGGCGAAAAGGCCTTGAAGTGCTCAACAAGCTCAAGAACATGAACTACATTGACCTGCGAATACAAGACGTGGATGTAGATCAAGCCGAGCAAGTAGACTCCAAGCTCATTTATCTTTGCCAAACACTGAAAGCAAAGCTGATGACCACAGATTTTAATTTAGCTAAATTGGCGGAATTTCACGGTATTGCGTGGTTAAATTTAAACGCGCTGAGTAAAGCGCTAAACCCGGACATCAGCATAGGGCAATACCTTGATGTTGACCTGGTAAAAACCGGAAAAGAAGAACACCAAGGCGTAGGATACCTCTCTGATGGCTCTATGGTTGTGGTAAACGAATCCGCTCAATTCATAGGAAAATCAGTCACAGCGGAAGTTATTAGCATCCTTCCCTCTGCCGGTGGCAAAATGATCTTTGCGCGTATTCATGCAGCCAGCAACCCCTCAAACGCAAACGGAACAAGTGCAACTGCCGGAATACCAGCATATTAA